Proteins encoded in a region of the Flammeovirga yaeyamensis genome:
- the accD gene encoding acetyl-CoA carboxylase, carboxyltransferase subunit beta — translation MAWFKRKEQGIQTPTSEKKDSPDGLWYKTNQGKIIHMQELRENAYVCPDDEFHVRIGSKEYFEIIFDDNEFTELDENMTSGNPLNFKDSKSYEDRIAASQKKSELKDACRTVYGKINGLDLVVSCMDFSFIGGSMGSVVGEKIARGIDHAIANKMPFMMISKSGGARMMEAGFSLMQMAKTSAKLALLEEAGLPYISLLTDPTTGGVTASYAMLGDINIAEPGALIGFAGPRVIRETIGKDLPKGFQSAEFLQEQGFVDLIVNRRELKRKLTTILKMLQN, via the coding sequence ATGGCTTGGTTCAAAAGAAAAGAACAGGGGATACAAACTCCAACATCTGAAAAGAAAGATTCACCAGACGGCCTTTGGTACAAAACTAACCAAGGCAAGATCATACATATGCAGGAACTTCGTGAAAATGCTTACGTTTGTCCTGATGATGAATTCCACGTACGAATAGGATCTAAAGAGTATTTTGAGATCATTTTTGATGACAATGAGTTCACAGAGTTAGATGAAAACATGACTTCTGGAAACCCATTGAATTTCAAGGACAGCAAATCTTACGAAGATAGAATTGCTGCTTCTCAAAAGAAATCAGAACTAAAAGACGCATGTAGAACTGTTTACGGTAAAATAAACGGTTTAGACTTAGTAGTAAGCTGTATGGACTTTAGCTTCATCGGTGGTTCTATGGGTTCTGTTGTAGGTGAAAAAATTGCAAGAGGTATTGACCACGCAATTGCGAACAAAATGCCTTTCATGATGATCTCTAAATCTGGAGGTGCTCGTATGATGGAAGCAGGTTTTTCATTAATGCAAATGGCAAAAACTTCAGCAAAGTTAGCTTTACTAGAAGAAGCTGGTTTACCATACATCAGTTTATTAACTGATCCAACTACAGGAGGTGTTACTGCATCTTACGCAATGTTGGGTGATATTAATATTGCTGAGCCAGGTGCTTTAATTGGTTTCGCAGGTCCTCGTGTAATTAGAGAGACTATCGGTAAAGATCTTCCAAAAGGATTCCAATCTGCTGAGTTCTTACAAGAACAAGGTTTTGTGGATCTAATCGTTAACCGTAGAGAGTTAAAGAGAAAATTGACGACAATTTTGAAAATGCTTCAAAATTAA